The Streptomyces sp. SS1-1 genome has a segment encoding these proteins:
- a CDS encoding MTH1187 family thiamine-binding protein, which yields MIVAFSVTPLGVGEDVGEYVADAVRVVRESGLPHRTDAMFTSVEGESWDEVMDVVKRAVAAVEARAPRVSLVLKADIRPGVTDGLTSKVETVERYLAG from the coding sequence ATGATCGTCGCGTTCTCCGTGACCCCGCTCGGTGTCGGCGAGGACGTGGGGGAGTACGTCGCCGACGCCGTCCGGGTGGTCCGCGAGTCGGGGCTGCCGCACCGCACCGACGCGATGTTCACCTCCGTCGAGGGCGAGAGCTGGGACGAGGTCATGGACGTCGTGAAGCGTGCCGTCGCGGCCGTCGAGGCGCGGGCGCCCCGCGTGTCGCTCGTGCTGAAGGCGGACATCCGGCCCGGCGTGACCGACGGACTCACCTCCAAGGTGGAGACCGTGGAGCGGTACCTGGCCGGATGA
- a CDS encoding beta-ketoacyl-[acyl-carrier-protein] synthase family protein, translated as MTRRVAVTGIGVVAPGGIGVPAFWDLLSSGRTATRGITLFDPEGLRSRIAAECDFDPAEHGLDPAIGERADRYIQFALVAAQEAVTDSGVDLAAENPWRVAVSLGSAVGGTTRLEHDYVLVSAHGERWDVDHRAAEPQLHRAFSPSTLAADVAERFGAQGPVQTVSTGCTSGLDAVGYAFHTIEEGRADICLAGASDSPISPITMACFDAIKATSPNNDDPAHASRPFDAHRDGFVMGEGAAVLVLEELEHARARGAHVYCEIGGYATFGNAYHMTGLTSEGLEMARAIDETLDHARVNPTEIDYVNAHGSGTRQNDRHETAAVKKSLGSHAYDTPMSSIKSMVGHSLGAIGAIEVVACVLALARQVVPPTANYETPDPECDLDYVPRTARPRRLDNVLSVGSGFGGFQSAVLLTGPQGRRRR; from the coding sequence ATGACCCGGCGCGTGGCGGTGACCGGCATAGGCGTGGTCGCCCCCGGCGGCATAGGCGTCCCCGCCTTCTGGGACCTGCTCTCCAGCGGCCGCACGGCGACCCGCGGGATCACCCTGTTCGACCCCGAGGGGCTGCGCTCCCGCATAGCCGCCGAGTGCGACTTCGACCCCGCCGAGCACGGCCTCGACCCCGCCATCGGCGAACGCGCGGACCGCTACATCCAGTTCGCCCTGGTCGCCGCCCAGGAGGCCGTGACCGACAGCGGGGTCGACCTCGCCGCCGAGAACCCCTGGCGCGTGGCCGTCTCCCTCGGCAGCGCGGTCGGCGGCACCACCCGCCTGGAACACGACTACGTCCTCGTCAGCGCGCACGGCGAGCGCTGGGACGTCGACCACCGGGCCGCCGAGCCCCAGCTGCACCGGGCGTTCTCGCCCAGCACGCTCGCCGCCGACGTCGCCGAACGCTTCGGCGCCCAGGGGCCGGTGCAGACCGTGTCCACCGGCTGCACCTCCGGCCTCGACGCCGTCGGCTACGCCTTCCACACCATCGAGGAGGGCCGCGCCGACATCTGCCTCGCCGGCGCCTCGGACTCCCCGATCTCCCCGATCACCATGGCGTGCTTCGACGCCATCAAGGCCACCTCGCCGAACAACGACGACCCGGCCCACGCCTCACGGCCCTTCGACGCCCACCGCGACGGCTTCGTCATGGGCGAGGGCGCCGCCGTCCTCGTCCTGGAGGAACTGGAGCACGCCCGGGCCCGCGGAGCGCACGTCTACTGCGAGATCGGCGGCTACGCCACCTTCGGCAACGCCTACCACATGACCGGTCTGACCAGTGAGGGCCTGGAGATGGCCCGCGCCATCGACGAGACGCTCGACCACGCGCGGGTCAACCCCACGGAGATCGACTACGTCAACGCGCACGGCTCCGGCACCCGCCAGAACGACCGGCACGAGACCGCCGCCGTCAAGAAGTCGCTGGGCTCCCACGCCTACGACACCCCCATGAGCTCCATCAAGTCCATGGTGGGCCACTCGCTCGGCGCGATCGGCGCGATCGAGGTCGTCGCCTGCGTCCTCGCGCTGGCCCGCCAGGTGGTGCCGCCGACGGCCAACTACGAGACCCCGGACCCCGAGTGCGACCTGGACTACGTCCCGCGCACCGCACGCCCCCGCCGGCTGGACAACGTCCTGTCCGTGGGCAGCGGCTTCGGCGGGTTCCAGTCCGCGGTGCTCCTGACGGGCCCCCAGGGGAGGAGACGACGATGA
- a CDS encoding cupin domain-containing protein — translation MDKMRPRVVDLNDVEPNRKRGGDLRTLLTPVTVGATSGFMGLAIMRPGERISEHYHPYSEEFVYVVEGRLEVDLDGETFSLRADQGLMIPIDMRHRFRNVGDEEARMVFHLGPLAPKPSLGHVDTEAPEISDDLKPYPLVQEEGASPARPGVLS, via the coding sequence ATGGACAAGATGCGCCCGCGCGTCGTGGACCTCAACGACGTCGAGCCGAACCGCAAGCGCGGCGGCGACCTGCGGACCCTGCTCACCCCCGTCACGGTGGGCGCCACCAGCGGTTTCATGGGCCTGGCCATCATGCGGCCCGGCGAACGCATCAGTGAGCACTACCACCCGTACTCGGAGGAGTTCGTGTACGTCGTGGAGGGCCGGCTGGAGGTGGACCTGGACGGAGAAACGTTTTCCCTCCGGGCCGACCAGGGACTCATGATCCCCATCGACATGCGGCACCGCTTCCGCAACGTCGGTGACGAGGAGGCCCGGATGGTCTTCCACCTCGGCCCGCTGGCCCCCAAGCCGAGCCTCGGTCACGTCGACACCGAGGCCCCGGAGATCAGCGACGACCTCAAGCCCTACCCGCTCGTCCAGGAAGAGGGAGCGAGCCCCGCCCGGCCCGGGGTGTTGTCATGA
- a CDS encoding SchA/CurD-like domain-containing protein, translating to MTTSPVTSQSAFDGSRMRVLLFVDLKEGAQQEFLDAYEQMRDRVASIPGHLGDQLCQSVENPSQWIITSEWATAPPYLAWVNSEDHIETVRPLQNCVRELRSTRFGVVRETGGHQRPTGGLQTAPRTGDGVIRHALTFTVKPGSESKVAEILAGYTPPEARVDDTTRLRRTTLFMHGNRVVRTVEVEGDLTKALRHVSRQPEIRAVEEALNPHLEQDRDLADPESARTFFIRAAMPPVHHVARGGPEPDGITRHALYYPARPGCGLALAELLARQDEAAAADPASPVHRSTVFQREDIVVRLVDVRGDPETDPVRTLGLHGPRKAAVLARLLDGEALGVPGPLPGEREAHRLLAHAGMALITDRRAAQS from the coding sequence ATGACCACTTCGCCCGTTACGTCGCAGTCGGCGTTCGACGGCTCCAGGATGCGCGTCCTCCTGTTCGTCGACCTCAAGGAAGGCGCGCAGCAGGAGTTCCTGGACGCCTACGAGCAGATGCGCGACCGCGTCGCGTCGATACCCGGTCACCTCGGTGACCAGCTCTGCCAGTCCGTGGAGAACCCCTCCCAGTGGATCATCACCAGTGAGTGGGCCACGGCCCCGCCCTACCTCGCCTGGGTCAACAGCGAGGACCACATCGAGACGGTCCGGCCGCTGCAGAACTGCGTCCGTGAACTCCGCTCGACGCGCTTCGGCGTCGTCCGCGAGACCGGCGGACACCAGCGCCCCACCGGAGGGCTCCAGACGGCCCCGCGGACGGGCGACGGCGTGATCCGACACGCCCTCACCTTCACCGTCAAGCCCGGCTCCGAGTCCAAGGTCGCGGAGATCCTCGCCGGTTACACCCCGCCCGAGGCCCGCGTCGACGACACGACCCGGCTGCGCCGCACCACCCTCTTCATGCACGGCAACCGCGTCGTGCGCACGGTGGAGGTGGAGGGCGACCTGACCAAGGCGCTGCGCCACGTCTCCCGCCAGCCCGAGATCCGGGCCGTCGAAGAGGCCCTGAACCCGCATCTGGAGCAGGACCGGGACCTCGCCGACCCCGAGTCGGCCCGCACCTTCTTCATCCGCGCCGCGATGCCGCCCGTCCACCACGTGGCGCGCGGCGGCCCGGAGCCCGACGGCATCACGCGGCACGCCCTCTACTACCCGGCACGGCCGGGCTGCGGACTGGCGCTCGCGGAACTGCTGGCCCGTCAGGACGAGGCGGCCGCCGCCGACCCGGCGTCCCCCGTCCACCGCAGCACCGTCTTCCAGCGCGAGGACATCGTCGTCCGCCTGGTCGACGTCCGGGGCGACCCCGAGACCGACCCGGTCAGGACGCTCGGCCTCCACGGCCCGCGCAAGGCCGCCGTCCTCGCCCGCCTCCTCGACGGCGAGGCGCTCGGCGTGCCGGGACCGCTCCCGGGCGAGCGCGAGGCGCACCGCCTCCTCGCCCACGCCGGCATGGCGCTCATCACCGACCGCAGGGCCGCGCAGTCCTGA
- a CDS encoding DUF3817 domain-containing protein, which yields MDLKTAGALRRLRLVSTPEAVSFLLLLVCSVLKRTTDFNAVPVMGAVHGVLFVLYLVFWADAWNRAKWPLGTAALYLVLSVLPTGGFFADRRLKREAEDAVIASRARQEGIVNA from the coding sequence GTGGACCTCAAGACCGCCGGCGCGCTGCGCCGCCTCCGTCTCGTCTCGACCCCCGAGGCGGTGTCGTTCCTGCTCCTGCTCGTCTGCTCGGTGCTGAAGCGGACCACGGACTTCAACGCGGTGCCCGTCATGGGCGCGGTCCACGGAGTCCTGTTCGTCCTGTACCTGGTCTTCTGGGCGGACGCCTGGAACCGCGCCAAGTGGCCGCTGGGCACCGCCGCCCTCTACCTCGTCCTGTCCGTCCTGCCGACCGGCGGCTTCTTCGCGGACCGCCGGCTCAAGCGGGAGGCCGAGGACGCGGTGATCGCGTCCCGCGCCCGTCAGGAAGGGATCGTGAACGCATGA
- a CDS encoding SRPBCC family protein has protein sequence MAGHTENEITIAAPVDLVWDMTNDLERWPELFSEYASCEVLSREGDAVTFRLTMHPDENGKVWSWVSERVADREKLVVRARRSETGPFAYMNIVWEYEETPDGTRMHWTQDFEMKPDAPVDDAGMTEIINRNSPIQMRLIRDRVEAACTTH, from the coding sequence ATGGCCGGACACACGGAGAACGAGATCACCATCGCCGCCCCTGTCGACCTCGTCTGGGACATGACGAACGACCTGGAGCGCTGGCCCGAGCTGTTCAGCGAGTACGCCTCCTGCGAGGTGCTGTCCCGCGAGGGCGACGCGGTGACGTTCCGCCTCACCATGCACCCCGACGAGAACGGCAAGGTGTGGAGCTGGGTCTCCGAGCGCGTCGCCGACCGCGAGAAGCTCGTCGTGCGCGCCCGCCGCAGCGAGACCGGCCCCTTCGCCTACATGAACATCGTGTGGGAGTACGAGGAGACCCCGGACGGCACCCGCATGCACTGGACGCAGGACTTCGAGATGAAGCCCGACGCGCCCGTGGACGACGCCGGGATGACGGAGATCATCAACCGCAACTCGCCCATCCAGATGCGCCTCATCCGCGACCGAGTGGAGGCGGCATGCACCACGCACTGA
- a CDS encoding acyl carrier protein, whose protein sequence is MTTQVTQVTITELATLMKQAAGVTVDPHDLEGRADTPFAEFGLDSLGLLGIVGELENRHGRALPTDAERCKSPRAFLDLVNGSLATGA, encoded by the coding sequence ATGACCACGCAAGTGACCCAGGTGACCATCACCGAGCTGGCGACGCTGATGAAGCAGGCCGCCGGTGTGACCGTCGACCCGCACGACCTGGAGGGCCGCGCGGACACCCCGTTCGCCGAGTTCGGCCTCGACTCGCTCGGCCTGCTCGGTATCGTGGGCGAGCTGGAGAACCGCCACGGCCGGGCGCTGCCCACCGACGCGGAGCGCTGCAAGAGCCCGCGCGCCTTCCTCGACCTGGTCAACGGCTCGCTCGCGACGGGAGCCTGA
- a CDS encoding antibiotic biosynthesis monooxygenase family protein produces MTGGAPGRVRVVRLLRVRDGMEADFVTSYDEVRRGSTAVPGHLGEQLCRSLDDPAQWLLTSEWDSFEAVRAWRTGSAHRALVERMNACLHDDRWTSVFEVRQTTSA; encoded by the coding sequence ATGACGGGCGGTGCCCCGGGCCGCGTGCGCGTGGTGCGGCTGCTGCGCGTGCGCGACGGGATGGAGGCGGACTTCGTCACCTCGTACGACGAGGTCCGCCGGGGCTCGACGGCCGTCCCCGGGCACCTCGGGGAACAGCTGTGCCGCTCCCTGGACGACCCCGCCCAGTGGCTGCTCACCAGCGAGTGGGACAGCTTCGAGGCGGTACGGGCGTGGCGGACCGGTTCCGCGCACCGGGCCCTGGTCGAGCGGATGAACGCCTGTCTGCACGACGACCGCTGGACGTCGGTGTTCGAGGTCAGGCAGACCACGTCCGCGTGA
- a CDS encoding ketosynthase chain-length factor, with the protein MSGRTTRRTAVTGIGVVAPNGLHAETYWKNVKDGTSVLDRVTREGCEHLPLRVAGEVRGFDASALIEETFLVQTDKFTHFALAAADAALQDAGLSQAAWAEAPYSVGVVTAAGSGGGEFGQRELQKLWGKGSRFVGPYQSIAWFYAASTGQISIRKGFKGPCSVVAADEAGGLDAVAHASRAVHRGTDVIVVGAAEAPLAPYSGVCQLGYPELSTEADPTRAYRPFTSAACGFVPAEGGAVLVVENLDRARRRNADVRATVAGHAATFTGASRWDRSRDGLAQAIRGALDEAGCAPEEIDVVFADALGVPEADRAEALALADALGPHGTRVPVTAPKTGIGRSYCGAPMLDVVAAVQAMEHGLIPPTPGVFDVCHDIDLVTSSARPADLRTALVLSRGLMGSNAALVLRRGDASAV; encoded by the coding sequence ATGAGTGGTCGAACCACCCGGCGGACGGCCGTCACCGGCATCGGCGTGGTCGCGCCCAACGGCCTGCACGCCGAGACGTACTGGAAGAACGTCAAGGACGGCACCAGCGTCCTCGACCGGGTCACCCGCGAGGGCTGCGAGCACCTGCCGCTCCGGGTCGCCGGAGAGGTCCGCGGCTTCGACGCCTCCGCCCTGATCGAGGAGACCTTCCTCGTCCAGACCGACAAGTTCACCCACTTCGCGCTCGCGGCCGCCGACGCCGCGCTCCAGGACGCCGGGCTGAGCCAGGCCGCCTGGGCCGAGGCGCCGTACTCCGTCGGCGTCGTCACCGCCGCCGGATCGGGCGGCGGCGAGTTCGGCCAGCGCGAACTGCAGAAACTGTGGGGCAAGGGATCCCGGTTCGTCGGGCCCTACCAGTCCATCGCCTGGTTCTACGCGGCCAGCACCGGCCAGATCTCCATCCGCAAGGGCTTCAAGGGCCCCTGCTCGGTGGTGGCCGCCGACGAGGCGGGCGGCCTCGACGCCGTCGCGCACGCCTCCCGGGCCGTGCACCGCGGCACCGACGTCATCGTGGTCGGGGCGGCCGAGGCACCCCTCGCCCCCTACTCGGGCGTCTGCCAGCTCGGCTACCCCGAGCTCAGCACCGAGGCCGACCCCACCCGCGCCTACCGCCCCTTCACCTCCGCGGCCTGCGGATTCGTGCCCGCCGAGGGCGGTGCCGTCCTCGTCGTGGAGAACCTGGACCGGGCGCGCCGCCGGAACGCGGACGTACGGGCCACCGTCGCCGGGCACGCGGCGACCTTCACCGGCGCCTCCCGCTGGGACCGCTCGCGGGACGGGCTCGCGCAGGCCATCCGCGGCGCCCTCGACGAGGCCGGCTGCGCACCGGAGGAGATCGACGTGGTCTTCGCCGACGCGCTGGGCGTCCCCGAGGCCGACCGCGCCGAGGCGCTCGCCCTCGCCGACGCCCTCGGCCCGCACGGCACCCGTGTGCCGGTCACCGCCCCCAAGACCGGTATCGGGCGCTCCTACTGCGGCGCCCCGATGCTCGACGTCGTGGCCGCGGTGCAGGCCATGGAACACGGGCTGATCCCGCCGACGCCCGGCGTCTTCGACGTCTGCCACGACATCGACCTCGTGACGTCCTCGGCCCGCCCGGCCGACCTGCGCACCGCCCTCGTCCTCAGCCGGGGACTCATGGGCTCCAACGCGGCGCTCGTCCTGCGCCGGGGCGACGCGTCCGCCGTATAG
- a CDS encoding cytochrome P450 family protein — MTQAFASEESEALSAQEAAAAASSCSREFRANPHPVYAALRESAPVCPLSPPHGVQTYLITRYDDARAALADPRFSKDMYGAIDAYHRIFGDSSIALDDNMLFSDPPKHTRLRRIVGNTFTPKRVESLRARVQQITDELLDACPTNEPVNLLPEFCFPLPLQVICELLGVPENERKQAQEWSATVAQTGFGPEARAKLEIAEGNLRDYLVDLCARKRREPDGGLLSALVTAQDQEGALTDGELVSTAWVLLFAGHKSTAYQIGNAVYHLLSRPDQKELALKDASTLAAAIEEVFRFETSVENSTFRYAREDVVVRDTLIPKGALVQISITGAHRDPEMFPAPDEMDVRRPNVQASHLAFGYGPHYCVGAPLARLEMQIALGTLFARHPKVALAQKPEDARWMTVPFPAFRGLAELPVVLDPS; from the coding sequence ATGACGCAAGCGTTCGCATCCGAGGAATCCGAGGCACTGTCGGCACAGGAGGCGGCCGCCGCGGCGTCGTCGTGCAGCCGGGAGTTCCGCGCAAACCCGCACCCCGTGTACGCCGCCCTCAGGGAGTCGGCGCCGGTCTGCCCGCTGTCCCCGCCGCACGGCGTGCAGACGTACCTCATCACGCGTTATGACGACGCCCGCGCCGCCCTCGCCGACCCCCGGTTCAGCAAGGACATGTACGGCGCCATCGACGCCTACCACCGGATCTTCGGCGACTCGTCGATCGCCCTCGACGACAACATGCTCTTCTCCGACCCGCCGAAGCACACGCGGCTGCGGCGCATCGTCGGCAACACCTTCACCCCGAAGCGCGTGGAATCCCTGCGGGCCCGGGTCCAGCAGATCACCGACGAACTGCTCGACGCCTGCCCGACGAACGAGCCGGTGAATCTTCTGCCGGAATTCTGCTTCCCCCTTCCGCTGCAGGTCATCTGTGAACTCCTCGGCGTTCCGGAGAACGAGCGGAAGCAGGCGCAGGAATGGTCCGCGACGGTCGCCCAGACCGGATTCGGTCCGGAGGCGCGCGCGAAACTGGAGATCGCCGAGGGAAATCTCCGCGACTATCTCGTGGACCTCTGCGCGCGCAAGCGCAGGGAGCCGGACGGCGGTCTGCTCAGCGCCCTCGTCACCGCCCAGGACCAGGAGGGCGCCCTCACCGACGGCGAACTCGTCTCCACGGCCTGGGTGCTGCTCTTCGCCGGGCACAAGTCGACGGCGTACCAGATCGGGAACGCGGTCTACCACCTGCTCAGCCGGCCGGACCAGAAGGAGCTGGCGCTGAAGGACGCGAGCACGCTGGCCGCGGCCATCGAGGAGGTCTTCCGGTTCGAGACCTCCGTGGAGAACTCCACGTTCCGCTACGCCAGGGAGGACGTGGTCGTCCGGGACACCCTGATCCCCAAGGGCGCCCTGGTCCAGATCTCCATCACCGGCGCCCACCGCGACCCGGAGATGTTCCCCGCCCCCGACGAGATGGACGTCCGGCGCCCGAACGTCCAGGCGTCGCACCTCGCCTTCGGCTACGGCCCGCACTACTGCGTCGGCGCCCCGCTCGCCCGGCTGGAGATGCAGATCGCCCTGGGCACGCTCTTCGCGCGGCACCCGAAGGTGGCCCTCGCCCAGAAGCCCGAGGACGCGCGCTGGATGACCGTGCCGTTCCCCGCCTTCCGCGGTCTGGCCGAACTGCCCGTCGTCCTCGACCCGTCATGA
- a CDS encoding amidohydrolase family protein produces MPPLSGRIDVHHHFTAPAWLDWAEQHGVVDRQRLPWWTRWDRDAALEIMDKTGIGTAVMTVAMLGRFQDRTARQESARVALRAAADVVEADPERFAFFTPVFLDDLELSSWSVRHGLDELGAVGVSTRTSMGGVFLGDPAHDRLLRELDERSAVVSTHPMEVPAGKDGAGGLPGMPPFVCDFLMDTTRAAVNLIRNGTLDRYPNLSFVLPHGGGFLPYMATRLELFGGSVEPGIEPERVRDYLHRFYFDTAGPMSPSATPTLMATVDPDRILFGTDWPPTPAHVIADRVTPALDSDPFLSEEQLQRINRDNALRLMPALDRS; encoded by the coding sequence ATGCCCCCTCTCTCCGGACGCATCGACGTCCACCACCACTTCACCGCCCCGGCCTGGCTGGACTGGGCGGAACAGCACGGCGTCGTCGACCGGCAGAGGCTGCCCTGGTGGACCCGCTGGGACCGCGACGCGGCCCTGGAGATCATGGACAAGACGGGCATCGGCACCGCCGTGATGACCGTGGCCATGCTCGGCCGGTTCCAGGACCGGACCGCGCGTCAGGAGAGCGCCCGGGTCGCGCTGCGCGCGGCGGCCGACGTCGTCGAGGCCGACCCGGAGCGCTTCGCCTTCTTCACCCCGGTCTTCCTGGACGACCTGGAGCTGTCGTCCTGGAGCGTGCGGCACGGCCTGGACGAGCTCGGCGCGGTCGGGGTGAGCACCCGGACCAGCATGGGCGGCGTCTTCCTCGGCGACCCGGCGCACGACCGGCTGCTGCGGGAGCTGGACGAGCGGTCCGCGGTCGTCAGCACGCACCCCATGGAGGTGCCGGCCGGCAAGGACGGCGCCGGCGGGCTGCCGGGGATGCCGCCCTTCGTGTGCGACTTCCTGATGGACACGACCCGCGCGGCCGTGAACCTCATCCGCAACGGCACCCTGGACCGCTACCCGAACCTGAGCTTCGTCCTGCCGCACGGCGGTGGCTTCCTCCCCTACATGGCCACCCGCCTGGAGCTGTTCGGCGGCTCGGTGGAGCCGGGCATCGAGCCCGAGCGGGTCCGCGACTATCTGCACCGCTTCTACTTCGACACGGCCGGGCCGATGTCGCCGTCCGCGACGCCGACGCTGATGGCCACCGTGGACCCGGACCGCATCCTCTTCGGCACGGACTGGCCGCCGACGCCCGCGCACGTCATCGCCGACCGGGTGACGCCGGCCCTGGACAGCGACCCGTTCCTGTCCGAGGAGCAGCTCCAGCGCATCAACCGGGACAACGCGCTGCGTCTGATGCCGGCGCTCGACCGGTCGTAG
- a CDS encoding TcmI family type II polyketide cyclase, which produces MHHALIVARMEPGAAKDIAGVFAESDRGELPHLVGVTQRSLFQFGDVYMHFIEAEQDPGPAIAKVAGHPEFVGISRRLEAFVSPYDPQTWRSPKDAMARCFYQWRKD; this is translated from the coding sequence ATGCACCACGCACTGATCGTCGCCCGCATGGAGCCGGGCGCCGCCAAGGACATCGCCGGCGTCTTCGCCGAGTCCGACCGCGGCGAACTGCCCCACCTCGTGGGCGTCACCCAGCGCTCGCTGTTCCAGTTCGGCGACGTCTACATGCACTTCATCGAGGCCGAGCAGGACCCGGGCCCCGCCATCGCGAAGGTGGCCGGGCACCCCGAGTTCGTCGGCATCAGCCGCCGCCTCGAGGCGTTCGTCAGCCCCTACGACCCGCAGACCTGGCGGAGCCCGAAGGACGCCATGGCCCGCTGCTTCTACCAGTGGCGCAAGGACTGA
- a CDS encoding FAD-dependent oxidoreductase gives MSGHEAESVPVLVVGGSLVGLSTSVFLGRLGIQHLLVERHTGTSTHPRGRGNNVRTMEIYRTAGVEPRIREAARVLSGNDGILQVDTLTGTRRRWIIGDISGGMDITTVSSSDWCLCSQNDLEPVLLEYARELGADVRFGSEVLSFTQDGEGVRAEILDRASGLTRVVHADYLVAADGPRSPVRTRLEIGQSGPGELFHNVSVTFRSRKLKDHVGEKRFVVCYVTDPDGEGALLPVDNEERWVIHVPWYPARGETLEDFTDERLAAHIRAAAGVQDIDVEITGRAPWHASKRVADAYGQGRVLLAGDSAHEMPPTGAFGSNTGIQDAHNLAWKLAAVLRGWAGPALLDTYELERRPVALATGTRACLQAADEQHPGFSPATERTDDPADMMTVALCYRYASRAVVDAPAHRPVVPDAFELGGEPGSRAPHLWVTRDGVRISTLDLYERSFVLLAGSGGQKWRTAVQQASANLGVPVEAYLVGTGPDHDLAPEAGADWAELHGTAEDGAVLVRPDGFVAWRADAAMPDADRVLTNVLRSVLCRD, from the coding sequence GTGAGCGGACACGAAGCGGAATCTGTACCAGTTCTCGTCGTCGGCGGTTCCCTGGTGGGTCTTTCCACTTCGGTCTTCCTGGGACGCCTCGGAATTCAGCACCTCCTCGTGGAACGGCATACCGGGACGTCCACGCACCCGCGCGGCCGGGGCAACAACGTGCGCACGATGGAGATCTACCGGACCGCCGGCGTGGAGCCGCGGATCCGTGAGGCGGCGCGCGTGCTGTCCGGCAACGACGGCATCCTCCAGGTGGACACCCTCACCGGGACGCGGCGCCGCTGGATCATCGGGGACATCTCCGGCGGCATGGACATCACCACGGTGAGCTCGTCGGACTGGTGCCTGTGCAGCCAGAACGACCTGGAGCCCGTACTGCTGGAGTACGCGCGGGAGTTGGGCGCCGACGTCCGCTTCGGCTCCGAGGTGCTGTCCTTCACCCAGGACGGCGAGGGCGTACGGGCCGAGATCCTGGACCGGGCGTCCGGCCTGACCCGGGTGGTGCACGCCGACTACCTGGTCGCGGCCGACGGCCCGCGCAGCCCGGTGCGCACCCGCCTGGAGATCGGCCAGTCGGGACCGGGCGAGCTGTTCCACAACGTCAGCGTCACCTTCCGCAGCCGGAAGCTGAAGGACCACGTCGGCGAGAAACGATTCGTCGTCTGCTACGTGACCGACCCCGACGGCGAGGGCGCGCTGCTCCCGGTCGACAACGAGGAACGCTGGGTCATCCACGTCCCCTGGTACCCGGCCCGCGGCGAGACCCTCGAGGACTTCACCGACGAACGGCTCGCCGCGCACATCCGCGCCGCGGCCGGCGTCCAGGACATCGACGTCGAGATCACCGGCCGGGCGCCCTGGCACGCCTCGAAGCGCGTCGCCGACGCCTACGGCCAGGGCCGTGTCCTGCTCGCCGGCGACTCCGCCCACGAGATGCCGCCCACCGGCGCGTTCGGCTCCAACACCGGCATCCAGGACGCCCACAACCTGGCCTGGAAGCTGGCGGCCGTGCTGCGCGGCTGGGCGGGACCGGCGCTGCTGGACACCTACGAGCTCGAACGGCGCCCGGTCGCGCTGGCCACCGGCACCCGCGCCTGCCTCCAGGCCGCCGACGAACAGCACCCCGGCTTCAGCCCCGCCACGGAACGCACCGACGATCCGGCGGACATGATGACCGTCGCCCTGTGCTACCGCTACGCCTCCCGGGCCGTCGTGGACGCCCCCGCGCACCGCCCGGTCGTGCCGGACGCCTTCGAGCTCGGCGGTGAGCCGGGGAGCCGCGCGCCCCACCTGTGGGTCACCCGGGACGGCGTCCGGATCTCCACCCTGGACCTGTACGAGCGCTCCTTCGTGCTGCTCGCCGGGTCGGGCGGGCAGAAGTGGCGGACCGCCGTGCAGCAGGCGTCGGCGAACCTGGGCGTGCCCGTCGAGGCGTACCTCGTGGGCACCGGACCCGACCACGACCTGGCCCCGGAGGCGGGCGCCGACTGGGCCGAGCTGCACGGCACGGCCGAGGACGGCGCGGTGCTGGTGCGCCCCGACGGCTTCGTCGCCTGGCGGGCCGACGCGGCCATGCCGGACGCCGACCGGGTCCTGACGAACGTGCTGCGGAGCGTGCTCTGCCGCGACTGA